From the genome of Eucalyptus grandis isolate ANBG69807.140 chromosome 2, ASM1654582v1, whole genome shotgun sequence, one region includes:
- the LOC104435559 gene encoding rust resistance kinase Lr10-like, which produces MSPMLFHALTFLLTIIVAAQPQDDALDYDRCRPFTCGGINYSFPFPFSDSASFGTDSVGCGLSRFQLSCDASGRPVLDLPGTPYRVLALYPNSEELAITVVNDQLIKDLNASSCESLQNLTIPSSGVQIDSLGLPPRWPFNLTFFECDSGIALPREIADAMVVNVSCGEERLYVWWNQSRNQSIRSDYSYGGETPYGCKFVEVPVSDVLNLNSSGFRNMSKEERWSFVLGVMRKGFPLAWSAIPDCENCRRRGGRCGFEAGSRKVVCFCSGCKKPDKTKLIIGCALGSLSLGLVMILLYIFKSRSLSIQKTSCFGKDETAEERAKAEQFIRTYQSTLLTSYSYKDVKKMTNALKERLGEGGYGTVYKGRMPGGRPVAVKILDKSSNNSQDFINEVATIGMIHHVNIIRLLGFCLEGSKRALIYEYMPNGSLGDLLHNEGSKLSLVMEKLLEIAIGVALGIEYLHKGCNSRILHLDIKPHNVLLDENFNPKISDFGLAKIYSRNRSFITMTGARGTVGFIAPEIFMRNLGNPSHKSDVYSFGMLLLEMVGKRKHEEVKGGKSSESYFPGQIYDEINEERAQEFGDLVEEVAVSRKMIMVGLWCIQINPKDRPSMTQVLEMLMGNSKSIPMPPKPQFFSPPRSQVMPGSSSTDVDASSVPLTLDSQET; this is translated from the exons ATGTCTCCCATGCTTTTCCACGCGCTCACCTTCCTCCTCACCATCATCGTCGCCGCCCAACCCCAAGACGACGCCTTGGACTACGACCGATGCCGGCCCTTCACCTGCGGAGGCATCAACTactccttccccttccccttctccGACTCCGCCTCCTTCGGCACCGACTCCGTCGGCTGCGGCCTCTCCCGCTTCCAGCTCTCCTGCGACGCCTCCGGCCGCCCCGTCCTCGACCTCCCCGGCACTCCCTACCGGGTCCTAGCTCTCTACCCGAACAGCGAGGAGCTCGCCATCACCGTCGTCAACGACCAGCTCATCAAGGACCTGAACGCCAGCTCCTGCGAGTCGCTCCAGAACCTGACCATCCCGAGCTCCGGAGTCCAGATCGACAGCCTCGGCCTCCCTCCTCGGTGGCCCTTCAACCTCACCTTCTTCGAGTGCGACTCCGGCATCGCGCTCCCCCGCGAAATCGCCGACGCGATGGTGGTGAACGTGAGCTGCGGAGAGGAGAGACTTTATGTGTGGTGGAACCAATCGAGGAATCAGTCGATTCGTTCCGATTACTCGTACGGCGGAGAGACGCCCTATGGATGCAAGTTCGTGGAGGTGCCAGTGTCCGATGTCCTCAATTTAAATAGCAGTGGATTTAGGAACATGAGTAAAGAGGAGAGGTGGAGCTTCGTTCTGGGTGTGATGAGAAAAGGATTTCCTCTGGCCTGGTCCGCCATTCCGGATTGCGAAAACTGCCGAAGGAGAGGCGGCCGGTGCGGATTCGAGGCCGGTTCGAGAAAAGTCGTCTGCTTCTGCAGCGGCTGCAA GAAGCCAGACAAGACCAAACTCATTATCG GTTGTGCATTGGGAAGCTTGTCTCTTGGGCTCGTTATGATCTTACTATACATTTTTAAGTCGAGAAGTTTGTCAATTCAGAAGACATCCTGTTTTGGCAAAGATGAAACTGCAGAAGAGAGGGCAAAGGCAGAGCAATTCATAAGAACTTATCAGTCAACCTTATTGACCAGTTATTCATACAAGGACGTAAAGAAGATGACCAACGCCTTGAAGGAGCGACTGGGTGAAGGTGGATATGGTACTGTCTATAAAGGAAGGATGCCAGGCGGGCGACCTGTCGCTGTCAAAATACTCGACAAGTCCAGCAACAACAGCCAGGACTTCATCAACGAAGTTGCAACCATAGGCATGATTCACCATGTTAATATTATCCGTTTGCTCGGTTTCTGTTTGGAAGGTTCGAAACGAGCTCTAATCTATGAGTACATGCCTAACGGGTCTCTAGGAGACTTGCTGCATAACGAAGGGTCAAAACTTTCTTTGGTGATGGAAAAACTGCTCGAAATTGCTATAGGGGTTGCCCTTGGAATTGAGTACTTGCACAAGGGTTGCAACTCACGGATATTGCATCTTGACATAAAGCCTCATAATGTTTTGCTTGATGAGAACTTCAACCCGAAAATCTCTGATTTTGGGTTGGCAAAAATATACTCCAGGAATAGGAGTTTCATCACCATGACAGGTGCTAGGGGAACGGTCGGGTTCATTGCTCCTGAAATATTCATGAGAAATCTGGGAAATCCTTCTCATAAGTCCGACGTCTACAGCTTTGGAATGCTGTTGCTCGAGATGGTTGGCaagaggaagcatgaagaagtgAAGGGAGGCAAATCGAGTGAATCATATTTTCCAGGCCAGATTTACGatgaaatcaatgaagaaaGAGCACAAGAATTTGGCGATCTCGTGGAAGAAGTTGCTGTGTCAAGAAAGATGATTATGGTAGGTTTGTGGTGCATTCAAATAAATCCGAAGGATCGGCCCTCGATGACGCAAGTGCTGGAAATGTTGATGGGCAACTCGAAAAGCATTCCAATGCCGCCCAAGCCGCAGTTCTTTTCTCCTCCTCGATCGCAAGTCATGCCTGGAAGTTCTTCCACAGATGTAGACGCTAGTTCTGTACCCCTCACGCTTGACAGTCAAGAGACGTAG